One genomic segment of Lusitaniella coriacea LEGE 07157 includes these proteins:
- a CDS encoding DUF6602 domain-containing protein, with protein MTKEPSFEEEEKEIREILVESAKRAIALRSKDREFHGVEREFYYHQAQMLVDYERTKDIKHPRDIGNARETILREFLKTSGYLPKKYSVSELSVRVASGTGHISNEIDIALYDAENLITLMKRQDVYEVYPLESVYGVIQVKSNLTKKELISGLKNLASFKTLKRGLVTKNCSFSGHKGFALLFAYCSDMTWLDIVKELEIFSSKHPRSQYPNAIFILNRGFFLFGEPGKGMTTNNQIETLKTVSVQGFPDRRNINLYHFQVILLGLLEDTKVSVPNLSTYFRLPLTTEEKSYKFTWGSFAETGKCEKHGYFVRKISSESLEKIINWCSQSIPVNWVRAMHIVFNSPKNEEAYKRQTQLVYIYNPEHLSLADILTYKLKDEDGNVITKRLGFDMLESNDMNICLPFYYSSKEELISGCDKCAKALKKKRKKS; from the coding sequence ATGACAAAAGAACCTAGCTTTGAGGAAGAAGAAAAAGAGATAAGAGAAATTCTTGTGGAGTCGGCTAAACGAGCAATTGCTTTACGATCAAAAGATCGAGAATTTCATGGTGTTGAACGTGAGTTTTATTATCATCAGGCTCAGATGCTCGTTGATTACGAGCGAACCAAAGATATTAAACACCCAAGGGATATAGGAAATGCGAGAGAAACAATTCTACGGGAATTCTTAAAAACCTCAGGATATTTGCCTAAAAAATATTCAGTTTCAGAACTGAGTGTAAGAGTAGCATCAGGAACTGGTCATATCAGTAATGAAATAGATATTGCACTTTATGATGCTGAAAACCTTATTACTTTAATGAAGCGCCAGGATGTTTACGAAGTATATCCACTGGAAAGCGTTTATGGAGTAATTCAAGTTAAATCTAACCTTACAAAAAAAGAATTGATATCTGGTTTGAAGAACCTAGCTTCTTTTAAAACGCTAAAAAGAGGCTTAGTAACAAAAAATTGTAGCTTTAGCGGTCACAAAGGTTTTGCCTTACTTTTTGCTTATTGTAGCGATATGACATGGCTAGATATCGTAAAAGAACTAGAGATATTTTCTAGTAAACATCCTAGATCGCAATATCCTAACGCTATATTTATATTAAATCGTGGATTTTTTTTATTTGGAGAGCCGGGGAAAGGGATGACAACAAATAATCAAATCGAAACGTTAAAAACAGTATCAGTACAGGGATTCCCCGATAGACGAAACATTAATCTGTACCACTTTCAAGTAATTCTCCTTGGGCTACTAGAAGATACCAAAGTCTCTGTTCCTAATTTGTCTACATATTTCCGCTTACCTCTCACGACTGAAGAAAAATCATATAAATTTACATGGGGTAGTTTTGCAGAAACTGGAAAATGTGAAAAACATGGATACTTTGTAAGAAAGATATCTTCTGAATCTCTTGAAAAAATAATTAACTGGTGTTCCCAATCAATTCCAGTTAATTGGGTTAGAGCGATGCATATAGTATTTAACTCACCAAAAAATGAAGAGGCATACAAAAGACAGACTCAGTTAGTGTACATCTATAACCCTGAACATTTGTCACTTGCAGATATACTGACTTATAAACTTAAAGATGAGGATGGTAATGTAATTACAAAACGTTTAGGATTCGATATGTTGGAAAGTAATGATATGAATATCTGTTTGCCTTTCTACTATTCATCAAAAGAAGAGTTGATTTCGGGTTGTGATAAATGCGCAAAAGCTCTGAAGAAAAAAAGAAAAAAATCGTAG
- the uvrB gene encoding excinuclease ABC subunit UvrB, whose translation MAQFQLKAPFEPTGDQPRAIAQLTQGIQENAPRQTLLGATGTGKTFTIASAIANTGKPALILAHNKTLAAQLCNELRQFFPENAVEYFISYYDYYQPEAYIPVSDTYIEKTASINEEIDMLRHSATRSLFERKDVIVVASISCIYGLGMPSEYLKAAIPLRIGEEVNLRQLLRDLVAVQYSRNDVELKRGNFRVKGDVLDIVPAYEDRIIRVEFFGDEIDAMRYIDPVSGEILNDLPAVNIYPARHFVTPEEQLESACEDIKEELKQQLEYLEKENKLLEAQRLDQRSRYDLEMLQEVGYCNGVENYSRHLAGRKAGEPPECLVDYFPENWLLIVDESHVTVPQIRGMYNGDRARKKVLIEHGFRLPSAADNRPLKAEEFWQKVNQCIFVSATPGNWEIEQSQGEIIEQVIRPTGVVDPQIFVRPTEGQVDDLLGEIKDRVDLEERVLITTLTKRMAEDLTEYLQERGVRVRYLHSEIQSIERIEILQGLRNGEFDVLIGVNLLREGLDLPEVSLVAIMDADKEGFLRTERSLIQTIGRAARHIRGQAILYADNLTDSMVKAIEETERRRGIQLAHNKINGIVPKSVTKRSSNSILSFLEISRRLNVQQLEEVCEQMNEVSLDRIPNLIEQLEAQMKEAAKNLEFEEAAKYRDKIHKLRDRLLG comes from the coding sequence ATGGCACAGTTTCAGCTTAAAGCTCCGTTTGAGCCAACGGGAGATCAACCCCGCGCGATCGCGCAACTGACTCAAGGAATTCAAGAAAACGCTCCTCGGCAAACCCTTCTCGGTGCCACGGGAACGGGTAAAACCTTTACGATTGCTAGCGCGATCGCCAATACAGGCAAACCCGCCCTCATTCTCGCGCACAATAAAACCCTCGCTGCACAATTGTGTAATGAATTGCGGCAATTTTTCCCGGAGAATGCGGTTGAGTATTTCATTAGTTATTACGATTACTATCAACCGGAAGCGTATATTCCCGTCAGCGATACTTATATTGAAAAAACGGCATCGATCAATGAAGAAATTGATATGTTGCGTCACTCTGCCACGCGATCGCTTTTTGAACGCAAGGATGTGATTGTTGTTGCTTCTATTAGCTGTATTTACGGTTTAGGAATGCCGTCTGAATATCTCAAAGCAGCGATTCCTCTACGGATAGGAGAGGAAGTCAATTTACGTCAATTATTGCGCGATTTAGTTGCGGTTCAATACTCTCGTAATGATGTCGAACTCAAGCGAGGAAATTTCCGCGTTAAGGGTGATGTTTTGGATATTGTTCCTGCTTACGAAGATCGCATTATTCGCGTTGAATTCTTTGGCGATGAAATTGATGCAATGCGCTATATCGATCCGGTGAGTGGAGAAATCCTTAATGATTTACCCGCAGTCAATATTTATCCCGCGCGACATTTTGTCACCCCAGAAGAACAATTGGAGTCGGCGTGTGAAGATATTAAAGAAGAACTCAAACAACAGCTTGAATATCTCGAAAAAGAAAACAAACTCCTTGAGGCACAGCGTTTAGACCAGCGATCGCGCTACGACTTGGAAATGCTTCAAGAAGTGGGATATTGCAACGGTGTGGAAAATTATTCTCGTCATTTAGCAGGACGAAAAGCTGGGGAGCCGCCAGAATGTTTAGTGGACTATTTTCCAGAGAATTGGCTACTGATTGTTGATGAGTCTCACGTTACAGTGCCGCAAATTCGCGGAATGTATAATGGCGATCGCGCGCGAAAAAAAGTTTTAATCGAACATGGCTTTCGGCTGCCGAGTGCTGCCGATAATCGTCCCTTAAAAGCCGAGGAATTTTGGCAAAAAGTCAACCAGTGTATTTTTGTTTCTGCAACGCCAGGAAACTGGGAAATCGAACAATCTCAAGGGGAAATTATCGAGCAAGTGATTCGTCCCACTGGAGTGGTCGATCCTCAAATTTTTGTTCGTCCAACGGAAGGACAAGTTGACGATTTATTAGGAGAAATAAAAGATCGCGTTGACTTGGAAGAAAGGGTTTTAATTACAACCCTAACTAAGCGTATGGCAGAAGATTTAACTGAATATCTTCAAGAGCGAGGAGTTCGGGTTCGCTATCTCCATTCAGAAATTCAATCCATCGAACGCATTGAAATTCTCCAAGGCTTAAGAAATGGCGAATTTGATGTCTTAATTGGCGTTAATTTGCTTCGCGAGGGTTTAGACTTACCAGAGGTTTCTTTGGTTGCTATTATGGATGCAGATAAAGAGGGATTTTTGAGAACAGAGCGTTCCCTCATTCAAACTATTGGACGAGCGGCACGTCACATTCGCGGACAAGCGATTTTATACGCAGACAATCTTACAGATAGTATGGTTAAAGCGATTGAAGAAACCGAGCGCCGTCGAGGAATTCAACTCGCTCACAATAAAATCAATGGAATCGTACCGAAATCCGTGACCAAACGATCGAGTAATTCGATTCTCTCGTTCTTAGAAATTTCTCGCCGCCTCAATGTTCAGCAGTTAGAAGAAGTTTGCGAACAAATGAATGAGGTATCGTTAGATCGGATTCCCAACTTAATCGAGCAGTTAGAAGCACAGATGAAAGAAGCTGCAAAAAACCTAGAGTTTGAAGAAGCAGCCAAGTATCGCGATAAAATTCACAAATTACGCGATCGGTTACTAGGATAA
- a CDS encoding diguanylate cyclase domain-containing protein: MDAWPILMNQDLSSLPSKGHIFAIDDTPENLSFLTQLLSDQGYQVRVSSNGKRALKSLLSNPPDLILLDIMMPQMSGYEVCQRLKIVRKTRNIPVIFLSALDEAMDKVKAFESGGVDYITKPFEAVEVLARIKNHLHLRSLQNELQQQKELLSSILNSSLDGVAAFESVRDEEGEIIDFKWLVANPNASRMTGISPCSLMGRNLLETCLDYQDPELFEALVNVAETGENLKREFFCEGRSPHVWLQIVAVKLGDGLAITCRDVTEYKELAMALQQANQELSYLASTDSLTQIPNRRSFDRILQREWQRCFRDSQRLALILCDLDYFKAYNDYYGHQQGDECLRQVAKALKRSIQRPGDFVARYGGEEFGIILPNTNEEGATRVAQWVQNEVRQLKIPHIRSQVGKYVTLSLGIGCVRPTTKLEPKTLFATADAALYQAKQEGRDRAVVIPILLNA, encoded by the coding sequence ATGGATGCTTGGCCGATCTTAATGAATCAAGACCTCTCTTCTCTACCTTCTAAAGGGCATATCTTCGCGATTGACGATACCCCGGAAAATTTAAGCTTTCTTACTCAACTTCTCTCAGACCAAGGGTATCAAGTTCGCGTCTCATCGAATGGCAAACGGGCGCTCAAATCCCTTCTGAGCAATCCTCCAGACTTGATTTTACTGGATATTATGATGCCTCAGATGAGTGGCTATGAAGTGTGCCAGAGGCTCAAAATCGTGCGGAAAACCCGCAATATTCCTGTTATTTTCTTAAGTGCTTTAGACGAAGCAATGGATAAGGTCAAAGCATTCGAGTCTGGTGGGGTTGATTATATTACCAAACCTTTTGAGGCGGTAGAAGTTTTAGCTCGCATTAAAAATCACCTGCACCTGCGGTCGCTGCAAAATGAATTGCAGCAGCAAAAAGAACTTCTCTCCAGTATTTTAAATAGTTCCTTGGATGGCGTAGCGGCGTTTGAGTCCGTACGAGATGAAGAGGGGGAAATTATTGATTTTAAATGGCTGGTTGCCAATCCAAACGCATCCAGAATGACAGGGATATCGCCCTGTTCCTTGATGGGTCGGAACCTTTTGGAAACTTGCTTAGACTACCAAGACCCAGAATTGTTTGAGGCGTTGGTTAACGTTGCTGAAACTGGGGAAAATTTAAAACGGGAGTTTTTTTGCGAGGGAAGATCTCCTCATGTTTGGTTGCAGATTGTGGCGGTGAAATTGGGGGATGGTTTGGCGATCACTTGCCGCGACGTTACCGAGTATAAGGAGTTGGCAATGGCGCTGCAACAAGCTAATCAAGAGTTATCGTATCTAGCATCGACAGATAGTTTGACCCAAATTCCCAATCGCCGTAGTTTCGATCGCATTTTGCAGAGGGAGTGGCAGCGCTGTTTTCGCGACAGCCAACGTTTAGCCTTAATTCTCTGCGATTTGGACTATTTCAAAGCCTATAACGATTACTACGGTCATCAACAGGGGGACGAATGCTTGCGACAGGTGGCGAAGGCACTCAAACGTTCGATTCAGCGTCCGGGAGATTTTGTTGCTCGCTATGGCGGTGAAGAATTTGGCATCATTTTGCCCAATACTAATGAAGAGGGTGCAACTCGCGTCGCCCAGTGGGTTCAGAATGAAGTCCGGCAGCTCAAAATTCCTCACATTCGATCTCAAGTCGGGAAATATGTCACTCTGAGTTTGGGTATTGGCTGCGTTCGTCCGACGACCAAACTCGAACCTAAAACGCTGTTTGCCACGGCGGATGCGGCATTGTACCAGGCAAAGCAGGAAGGGCGCGATCGCGCGGTTGTCATTCCCATCCTTTTAAATGCGTAA
- a CDS encoding sterol desaturase family protein, which translates to MNFWLYWLFFSIVILIRYFLVAGGTYLFFYSSLNRFTIKRNTFLELSNWRFIKKDIKLSIAATVILAFCSAVVMFGYDLGITKLYASLDRYGIWYLGLSFVGILVLQDTCFYFIHRVFHHPVLFRWLHLGHHRSTEPTPWTSFALDPPEALMQGLFLMVVVFVIPLHFMVLVALLLTMTIWAVLNHLGFELFDSSFARHWFGKWFVGSTYHAIHHRKYKMNYGLYFTFWDRFLDTYDFNYETKFDSFLK; encoded by the coding sequence ATGAATTTTTGGCTGTATTGGTTGTTTTTTTCGATCGTCATTCTCATTCGATATTTTCTCGTTGCTGGAGGCACATATTTATTCTTCTATTCATCTTTAAATCGGTTTACAATCAAAAGAAACACTTTTCTTGAATTATCAAATTGGCGATTTATAAAAAAAGATATCAAGCTATCAATTGCAGCGACAGTGATTTTGGCTTTTTGTTCGGCTGTGGTCATGTTTGGCTACGATTTGGGAATCACGAAATTATATGCTTCTTTGGATCGGTATGGAATATGGTATTTAGGGTTGAGCTTTGTCGGAATCCTCGTCTTACAAGATACTTGCTTCTACTTCATTCATCGAGTGTTTCATCACCCTGTACTGTTTAGGTGGTTGCATTTGGGACATCATCGCTCAACAGAGCCAACCCCTTGGACATCTTTCGCTCTCGACCCTCCGGAAGCATTGATGCAAGGGCTTTTTTTAATGGTTGTTGTTTTTGTAATACCGCTCCATTTTATGGTTCTGGTAGCTTTACTTTTAACCATGACAATTTGGGCAGTTCTCAATCACCTTGGATTCGAGCTATTTGATTCATCTTTTGCACGTCATTGGTTTGGAAAATGGTTCGTCGGCTCAACTTATCATGCAATTCATCATCGCAAATATAAGATGAATTACGGACTTTATTTTACGTTTTGGGATAGGTTTCTCGATACTTACGATTTTAATTATGAAACCAAGTTTGACTCATTTCTTAAATAA